TCGCCGGAGGAATCTGGAGATGGAGCGTATAGAGCAATGAAAATGGCTCTAAAAGATGCTTGCATTGACCCCTCAGAAGTTGACTACATTAACGCTCACGGTACTTCGACTCCGCTAAATGACGTAATAGAAACTAGAGCGATCAAGCGACTTTACGGAGCGAGAGAAAGCCTAAATATTAGTTCTACAAAGTCCATGGCCGGTCACGCCCTGGGTGCCGCTGGAGCTATCGAATCGGTAGCGACATTTCTCTCGATGAAGAACTCCTTTGTGCCGCCCACTATAAACTACTCTAATCCAGACCCAGAATGTGATCTTAACTACACCCCCAATTATGGGGTTGAAAAAGCCATAAATTTTGCAATGAAAAACTCGTTTGGCTTTGGTGGTCACAATGCTTCTTTGCTCTTCAAGAGGCTATAATCGCTGCATTCCTGACGGGGCGCAGCGCCCCGTCTTCTTTGTATCGGCTTACCTTGCCGAGTGCAAAAGCCAGCGAGATTCATTGTCCAGATTCTTGCTGAGAGTTTCGACTTGACTGACGTTCCACTTCAAACTGGTCCTTTCCGATAAAACTGGAAAGCTTCTTCACAGCGAGTCTCACCGCCTTAGTTCTGATCGGTCTTAGCTGACTGTCTAGCTGAATTAGCCATCCTGCTTCTCTCCTGGAAAGATTTATGTTGAATCTCTGGGAGAAGCCTCTATCAACCGACAAGGTTTCGATCAGGAAAGCCTCACTCTCCAGACTTCTATATACTCCCAGAAACTTCACAAAAACCTCGTCTCTCGAAAAGTCTTCTCCAATAAGCCTACCGAGTTGAGTTTCATCGATTTCTTTCAGCCACAGATGTGACACATGAACCACGTCCTCTTCAATATTGACTACTCTTTCGTTTCTCCTACAGTAAAACCTGAAGATCTTTTTCTCCATCGACAACCATTTTTTTTCGTACCTGGTTTCTGCCCCAGATGATGGATTTTCTTCAAGGGTTAGAGTGTCAAATAACTTCGTTCTATTCACACTCAACATCATCTCGTATACGAACTCTTCTGAGTCGGAAAACAGTTGAAAGAACCCGTCCGGCTTAAGGACAGCGGCAATTCTCTGCACAAAGGCAGTGTCATTTAGGCGCCGGCTTGAATGCCTTTTCTTTGGCCACGGACACGGGAAGTTCATATATAATCCCGAAATCGAATCGGGAGGAATTATATTAACCAAGGCAAAGGATGCATCGATAAGAAGTACCCGAACATTCTCAAGAGAATTTCTGGCCAGTGACTTCAATAGCTTTTCAGCACTTATCATAGAAAGCTCGACTCCCAGAAAGTCTACTTCGGGATTCTCAACCGCCTTCTGGACAAGAAATTCACCACTGCCAAATCCTACTTCTAGAAAGACAGCATTATCTCTTCCAAAGATACGACTGAATTTCAGAGGCAGATCAAATTCAGTAACGTCAAGATAGTTTTTAAGGTAATGGAGATTCATAACATCGCTCCGCTCAATAAATCCGTCGTGTTACCGGGCCGGATCGTAATCAGTTCACAAAAAGCATTCTAACTCAATTCGCCCAATATTTCCATCTTGAGCCTTCAACGAAGACAATCGTTTCATCCCCTTTTTGCGATGGTATAATTATCGTGACTCCCGGAGGTGAAGGAAATGCACTTTGACCCCGCTAAAATCGAAGTTCTATACTCTGAAGAAAAACTGAAGAGAATTGTTGATGGACTTGCTGAGAAAATTAATGATTACTATTCTCCAATAACAGATGAGATAACAGCCGTTTGCATTCTGAAAGGGTCGGTGCATTTTTACAGTGATCTTTTGAAAAGGATTGATCTTAAAGTACGATATAACTTCGTCCATGTTTCCAGTTATTCCGGGGCTTCAACAACCGGAAGAATACGTGTGAAAACCTGGGTGGATGAATCGGTTACTGACCGTTATGTTCTATTGGTGGAAGACATAGTCGATACGGGCGGAACACTCAGGTACATAATCAACTACATCTGGAAACAGAAACCTGCAGACGTTAAGCTCGTATCTCTGTTTGAGAAGACTATTCACGATCACGGAGTGAAAATTGATTTCACTGGAGAAAGGATTGGTGATCAGTTTATAATCGGCTACGGACTTGATTATGACGAAGTATATAGAAATCTTCCTTATGTGGGTTGCTTGAAAGGTGAATAATGAAGAAAGGCAACATCGTTACACTAGTTCTCGCTGTGTTGCTTCTGAGCATTTGTACTATAACTTCTCTCTTCGCATTGAGTGTAGTTAGTTCAAATCGAAAGAATACTCAGTTGATGTTAGAAGCTTCGATTATAAGAGGAGTAAGAGCTTCCGCAAAGAAGCTTCTTGAGTTCAGTGCAGATTGCGGGGAGCCACTGGCTGTTGTAATAAACGGTTATTCGCTCGAAACTGACCTGATTGACGGTAGATGGTGTGTGAGAGTTGGCAACGGGGAGAAAGAAGAGATAATATTCGCCGAAGGCAGGTGAAAGATTTGATAGCAATATCCATTGATTCCGGTTGTGCACCCACGAGAGAATTCATTCAGTCCCACAAACTCTTCTTCATGGGAATGAAAGTAATCATCGATGATATTGAATATAACGACGAGTTTGATTTCATGGAAAATGTCTTCTACAGAGTTGTCGACAGTTCCAGGGAGTTTCACACAGCGCAACCGCCTCTTGGCCAAGTCCTTGAATATTACAATGATATAAAATCCAGGGGATTTACGGAACTTCTAGATATTCACTTTTCTTCGAAGATGTCTGGCCTTTACGATACTTGCATATTGGCATCGAAGATGGTTGAAGGACTTGAAGTACATGTGGTAGACACAAAGAAGGTCTCCATAGGGGCGCATCTGGTTGCAAGACGATTGATCGAACTGGCCGAGTCTGGATTGAAAATCGACGATGTCATGAAAAGAGTACCCGGCGTTATTGATGACACATTCATGGAATTCAGTGTGCCAACTCTCAAGTATCTTATTAAGAACGGCAGAATAGGAAGGGCTCAGGGGCTCGCAGGAACTCTTCTTAACATAAAGCCGATTCTTTCAGTGGATGAAGAAGGTTTCATAAGTCCCATAGCCAAACTTAGGGGAATGAAAAAACTGCAAGAAGAGATGGTCTCAAATATCGTTGAGTTTCTTGAGAAGAGAAGAAGGTCGATAGCTCTGTACTCAATCTATGGAGGCGAAGAATATTTAGGAGTAATGAAAGAAACAACGGAGAGGACTATCGAAACCATTGAGATGAATTTGGGCATTGCAAGAAGAGATATTGAACTTATAACCGGGAGAATCTGGCCGACAATCGCTTGCCACAGTGGCCCTGCAGTATTTGGGTTGGCGTGCTACGGGGAGAAAGAAATACAGTAATGCTCTTCGAGCAATTCCTCGATAGATGCGAAGACCTATTTCAGGCTTCTTTGACGGGGAAGAAGGAAGGAAGTCTTCTCCCTGAATTAAGACATCTCATTTCGTTAGTGGATAAGGAAGAGCTTTCTTCTTATTCCTCGCTTGAGGATTACTTTTCGAGATTTGCTTCATACTTCTCCAGAATTGACAACCTATCGGATGATCGCAAGTTCAGAAGATTGAGAAACGGTCTTGAAATGATTGAGAAACTGAGAAAGATCTTTCTCTTGCGTTCAGTCGAAGAAATCGAAACCCTTCTTGGCAGACCTGTTTCTCACTCAACTCCGATCAAATTCGCATATTCTGTTGGCGAAGCAAGATCAAAAATACTTAAGAGAATGGATATTGAAACAATCGGAGATCTGATTCACTACTTTCCAAGAGACTACGAAGATCGCAGGATAATTGTCTCTATTTCCTCAATAGTTCCTGATTGCAAGGTAAGCGTGAAAGGTCGAATCTTGAATTTCTCAGTCAAGAAGGTCTCGGGATACACGATTATCTCAGCCGTAGCGAGTGACGGCTTTGGTCAACTTCTTTTGAAATGGTTCAATCAGGACTATATTCTTCAAAAGCTCAAGAAGGAGCGTGAGTATCTAATTCATGGATTGGCAAAGAAGACTCCTTTTGGACCCCTGGAGATGAACTCCCCGGAAATTGAGGAAGTTGAAGGAGAGGTACCAAGAGAGATTCTCCCGGTCTATTCTCTGACTTCAGGGATCTCAATGAAGATGATGAGAAAAGTAATAAAGCGCAACCTGGGACTAGTTAGATCACTGGATAATCTGGTCCCGCTTCCTTTTGTGAAGAGCAGAAACCTTCTTGATAGGAAACATGCCTTTGTTTCAATTCATTTTCCAAAGAGCCAGTTCGAAATAAGAAAAGCACGCGAGACTCTGGCATATGAAGAGTTCT
The sequence above is a segment of the Mesotoga infera genome. Coding sequences within it:
- the trmB gene encoding tRNA (guanosine(46)-N7)-methyltransferase TrmB produces the protein MNLHYLKNYLDVTEFDLPLKFSRIFGRDNAVFLEVGFGSGEFLVQKAVENPEVDFLGVELSMISAEKLLKSLARNSLENVRVLLIDASFALVNIIPPDSISGLYMNFPCPWPKKRHSSRRLNDTAFVQRIAAVLKPDGFFQLFSDSEEFVYEMMLSVNRTKLFDTLTLEENPSSGAETRYEKKWLSMEKKIFRFYCRRNERVVNIEEDVVHVSHLWLKEIDETQLGRLIGEDFSRDEVFVKFLGVYRSLESEAFLIETLSVDRGFSQRFNINLSRREAGWLIQLDSQLRPIRTKAVRLAVKKLSSFIGKDQFEVERQSSRNSQQESGQ
- the hpt gene encoding hypoxanthine phosphoribosyltransferase; protein product: MHFDPAKIEVLYSEEKLKRIVDGLAEKINDYYSPITDEITAVCILKGSVHFYSDLLKRIDLKVRYNFVHVSSYSGASTTGRIRVKTWVDESVTDRYVLLVEDIVDTGGTLRYIINYIWKQKPADVKLVSLFEKTIHDHGVKIDFTGERIGDQFIIGYGLDYDEVYRNLPYVGCLKGE
- a CDS encoding DegV family protein, translating into MKDLIAISIDSGCAPTREFIQSHKLFFMGMKVIIDDIEYNDEFDFMENVFYRVVDSSREFHTAQPPLGQVLEYYNDIKSRGFTELLDIHFSSKMSGLYDTCILASKMVEGLEVHVVDTKKVSIGAHLVARRLIELAESGLKIDDVMKRVPGVIDDTFMEFSVPTLKYLIKNGRIGRAQGLAGTLLNIKPILSVDEEGFISPIAKLRGMKKLQEEMVSNIVEFLEKRRRSIALYSIYGGEEYLGVMKETTERTIETIEMNLGIARRDIELITGRIWPTIACHSGPAVFGLACYGEKEIQ